A genomic window from Terrisporobacter glycolicus ATCC 14880 = DSM 1288 includes:
- the pnp gene encoding polyribonucleotide nucleotidyltransferase, producing the protein MFEHKIFTMDLAGRELSVEIGKISQLASGSAILRYGETMVMVNCSKSAQPRDGVDFFPLSVDYEEKLYSVGKIPGGFLKREGKPSEKAILTSRLIDRPIRPLFPKTFRNDVQVVATVLSVDQDCTPDIVSMIGSSVALSISEIPFNGPTGSVCIGLVDGALVVNPTAEEREKSSLHLVVSGTKEAVMMVEAGADEVPESLMLEAILKAHEEIKKIVEFIEQIQAEVGKEKIEFVETKPNAEIEAKVREIATEGMKEAVRVVEKLERQEAMDAVKEQTVNSFDEEILEEFGNDIIATLDSIIKEEVRKAIVHEGRRPDARKTDEIRPIWCDHGFIPRAHGSGLFTRGQTQVMTVTTLGALGDVQILDGLDEEENKRYMHHYNFPAYSVGEARPSRGPGRREIGHGALAERALLPVIPSKEEFPYAIRLVSEVLSSNGSTSQGSVCGSTLSLLDAGVPLKDMVAGIAMGLIEHDGKMAILSDIQGMEDHLGDMDFKVAGTEKGITAIQMDIKIAGIDEEVLTRALAQARVGRLHILNEMRKCIDKPNEELSKYAPKIVTMRINPDKIRDVIGAGGKVITKIIDETGVKIDIEQDGEVFIAGIDIEMIRLAKQKISDIVAEVELNEIYKGKVTRVVNFGAFVELLPGKEGLLRIGNIAHERIEKVEDVLNVGDEVEVKVTEIDDKGRVNVSRKVLLPRPERKNK; encoded by the coding sequence ATGTTTGAACATAAAATTTTTACAATGGATTTAGCAGGAAGAGAACTTTCTGTTGAAATAGGCAAAATTTCACAACTTGCTAGTGGTAGTGCAATACTTAGATATGGTGAGACTATGGTTATGGTAAACTGCTCAAAATCAGCTCAACCAAGAGATGGTGTAGACTTTTTCCCACTAAGTGTTGATTATGAAGAAAAATTATATTCAGTGGGTAAAATACCAGGTGGATTCTTAAAAAGAGAAGGTAAGCCATCAGAAAAAGCTATACTTACATCAAGACTTATAGATAGACCTATAAGACCTTTATTCCCAAAAACTTTTAGAAATGATGTGCAAGTTGTTGCTACAGTTTTATCAGTGGATCAAGATTGTACTCCTGATATAGTTTCTATGATAGGTTCATCAGTTGCTTTATCAATATCAGAAATACCTTTCAATGGACCAACAGGTTCTGTATGTATCGGCTTAGTTGATGGAGCGCTTGTAGTAAACCCTACAGCAGAAGAGAGAGAAAAGAGTTCACTACACTTAGTAGTATCAGGAACTAAAGAAGCGGTAATGATGGTTGAAGCTGGAGCTGATGAAGTACCAGAATCATTAATGCTTGAAGCAATATTAAAAGCACATGAAGAAATCAAAAAAATAGTTGAGTTTATAGAACAAATTCAAGCTGAAGTTGGAAAAGAAAAAATAGAATTTGTTGAAACTAAACCAAATGCTGAGATAGAGGCCAAAGTTAGAGAAATAGCTACTGAAGGAATGAAGGAAGCTGTTAGAGTTGTTGAAAAACTTGAAAGACAAGAAGCTATGGACGCTGTAAAAGAACAAACTGTAAATAGTTTTGATGAAGAAATTTTAGAAGAGTTTGGAAATGATATAATAGCTACACTAGATTCTATAATAAAAGAAGAAGTTAGGAAAGCTATCGTTCATGAAGGCAGAAGACCAGATGCTAGAAAAACTGATGAGATAAGACCAATATGGTGTGACCATGGATTTATACCAAGAGCTCATGGTTCAGGATTATTTACAAGAGGACAAACTCAAGTAATGACAGTTACAACTCTTGGAGCATTAGGTGATGTTCAAATACTTGACGGACTTGATGAAGAAGAAAACAAGAGATATATGCATCACTATAACTTCCCTGCATATTCTGTTGGTGAAGCTAGACCATCAAGAGGGCCAGGAAGAAGAGAAATAGGTCATGGAGCTTTAGCTGAAAGAGCTTTACTTCCAGTAATACCTTCAAAAGAAGAATTCCCTTATGCTATAAGACTTGTGTCTGAAGTATTAAGTTCAAATGGTTCTACATCGCAAGGTTCTGTTTGTGGTTCTACATTATCTTTATTAGATGCTGGTGTACCTTTAAAAGATATGGTTGCAGGTATTGCAATGGGACTTATAGAACATGATGGAAAAATGGCTATACTATCAGATATACAAGGTATGGAAGACCATTTAGGAGATATGGACTTTAAAGTTGCAGGTACTGAAAAAGGTATAACTGCTATACAAATGGATATAAAAATAGCTGGTATAGATGAAGAAGTATTAACAAGAGCATTAGCTCAAGCTAGAGTTGGTAGACTTCATATATTAAATGAAATGAGAAAATGCATAGATAAGCCAAATGAAGAATTATCTAAATATGCACCAAAAATAGTTACTATGAGAATTAACCCTGATAAGATAAGAGATGTTATCGGTGCTGGTGGAAAAGTAATAACTAAGATAATAGATGAAACTGGTGTTAAAATAGATATAGAACAAGATGGTGAAGTTTTCATAGCTGGTATAGATATTGAGATGATTAGACTTGCTAAGCAAAAAATATCTGACATAGTTGCAGAAGTTGAGTTAAACGAAATATATAAAGGTAAAGTTACAAGGGTAGTTAACTTCGGTGCTTTCGTTGAATTGCTTCCAGGAAAAGAAGGATTACTTCGCATAGGAAACATAGCTCATGAAAGAATAGAAAAAGTTGAAGATGTATTAAATGTTGGAGATGAAGTAGAAGTTAAGGTTACTGAAATAGATGACAAAGGTAGAGTAAATGTATCTAGAAAAGTATTATTACCTAGACCAGAAAGAAAAAATAAATAA
- the rpsO gene encoding 30S ribosomal protein S15, which produces MNKTEIIKEFGRKEGDTGSPEVQIALLTARINELNEHLKVHKKDHHSRRGLLKMVGRRRNLLGYLKEKDLEGYRALIAKLGLRK; this is translated from the coding sequence ATGAATAAAACAGAAATAATAAAAGAATTCGGAAGAAAAGAAGGAGATACTGGTTCTCCAGAAGTTCAAATAGCTTTATTAACAGCTAGAATAAACGAATTAAATGAGCACTTAAAAGTTCACAAAAAAGACCACCATTCAAGAAGAGGATTATTAAAAATGGTTGGTAGAAGAAGAAACTTATTAGGTTACTTAAAAGAAAAAGACTTAGAAGGTTACAGAGCATTAATAGCTAAATTAGGATTAAGAAAATAA
- the truB gene encoding tRNA pseudouridine(55) synthase TruB, whose amino-acid sequence MNKIVNILKPTGMTSHDVVSRVRRILSMKKVGHTGTLDPDAAGVLPICLNKATKVSELILNKEKSYICELTLGADTDTYDSSGVITFEGNTSNITSEEIYKAFETQTGEINQYPPVYSALKINGQKMCDLARKGKADTIEIKPRKVNIKQIKILNIIENKVLFLVKCSKGTYVRSICHDIGQYLKCGGHMSFLLRTSSGKFNLENAITLEELEKYYNNNVLENYLYDIDYVLDNFKKVELKDTALKYYRNGGIIDSKRFTNDNLSQNDEYVRVYCNDEFIGTGKLLKNSNTISLKSDKIFIE is encoded by the coding sequence ATGAATAAAATAGTAAATATATTAAAACCTACAGGTATGACATCTCATGATGTTGTAAGTAGAGTGAGAAGAATTTTAAGCATGAAAAAAGTTGGTCATACAGGAACACTAGATCCTGATGCTGCTGGAGTTCTTCCTATATGTTTGAATAAGGCTACAAAAGTAAGTGAGCTTATTTTGAATAAAGAAAAATCATACATATGTGAATTAACGTTAGGTGCTGATACAGATACTTATGACTCTTCTGGAGTAATAACATTTGAAGGCAATACTTCAAATATTACAAGTGAGGAGATATATAAAGCTTTTGAAACGCAAACAGGAGAAATTAACCAATATCCTCCTGTTTATTCGGCTTTGAAAATTAATGGACAAAAAATGTGTGATTTAGCTAGAAAAGGAAAAGCAGACACTATTGAAATTAAGCCTAGAAAAGTTAACATAAAACAAATAAAAATTTTAAATATAATTGAAAATAAAGTATTATTTTTGGTTAAATGTTCAAAAGGTACTTATGTTAGAAGTATATGTCATGATATTGGACAGTACTTAAAATGTGGAGGACATATGTCCTTTTTACTTAGAACATCTTCTGGAAAATTTAACTTAGAAAATGCAATAACTCTAGAGGAATTGGAAAAATATTATAATAATAACGTCTTAGAAAATTACTTATATGATATTGATTATGTTCTAGATAATTTTAAAAAAGTTGAATTAAAAGATACTGCTCTTAAATACTATAGAAATGGTGGAATAATAGATTCTAAAAGATTTACAAACGATAATTTATCACAAAATGATGAATATGTCAGAGTATATTGTAATGATGAATTTATAGGAACTGGAAAATTATTAAAAAATAGTAACACTATTAGTCTAAAGAGTGATAAAATTTTTATAGAATAA
- a CDS encoding bifunctional riboflavin kinase/FAD synthetase, with the protein MIIINSLNEMKSFDKSVVTIGKFDGIHKGHEVLIEKTVDYSKQEQLTSIVFTFKNSPISYFSNIITREIITEVEKMNKLKLLGVDVVVDIPFNKDMAEISAEDFVKQILVDKLGAKKLIIGHDFAFARKREGTPPILKILGKKYGFDVEVIEPVVINNIRVSSTHVKDLIYAGRVGEIKNYLGRNYTIEGTVIHAKQLGRTLGFPTANLRLQENLIIPKRGIYATKVYIGNEVYVGATNIGYNPTVDGEKMSVETNILEFDKDIYGKTIKLEFLERIRDEKKFKDLNELKIQLKMDTNYIYKKYICKSS; encoded by the coding sequence ATGATTATTATAAATTCTTTAAATGAAATGAAAAGTTTTGATAAAAGTGTTGTTACTATAGGTAAATTTGACGGAATTCATAAGGGACATGAGGTTCTTATAGAAAAAACTGTTGATTATTCAAAACAAGAACAATTAACAAGTATAGTTTTTACATTCAAAAACAGCCCTATTAGTTATTTTTCTAATATTATAACTAGAGAAATAATAACAGAAGTAGAAAAAATGAATAAGCTTAAGTTATTAGGTGTAGATGTAGTTGTAGATATACCATTTAATAAAGATATGGCAGAAATATCAGCAGAAGACTTTGTGAAACAAATATTAGTTGATAAATTAGGAGCAAAAAAACTAATTATAGGGCATGATTTTGCTTTTGCAAGAAAGAGAGAAGGTACTCCGCCAATATTAAAAATATTAGGTAAAAAATACGGATTTGATGTGGAGGTAATTGAGCCTGTAGTTATAAATAACATAAGAGTAAGTAGTACTCATGTAAAAGATTTAATATATGCAGGAAGAGTGGGTGAAATAAAGAACTATTTAGGAAGAAACTATACAATAGAAGGTACAGTAATTCATGCAAAGCAGCTAGGTAGAACTTTAGGATTTCCAACGGCAAACCTTAGACTACAAGAAAATCTTATTATACCTAAAAGAGGCATATATGCTACAAAAGTATATATAGGCAATGAAGTATATGTTGGAGCTACAAATATTGGTTATAATCCTACCGTAGATGGAGAAAAAATGTCAGTAGAAACAAATATATTAGAATTTGACAAAGATATTTATGGCAAAACTATAAAACTTGAGTTTTTGGAAAGAATAAGAGATGAGAAGAAGTTTAAAGATTTAAACGAATTAAAAATACAATTAAAGATGGATACTAATTATATATATAAAAAGTATATTTGCAAAAGTAGCTAA
- a CDS encoding DegV family protein translates to MKIKILCDSMCDIPEEIKQKDFLDMIPLTISINGKEYKDGIDFTKQEFYHVLESSETLPKTSQVTYIQFKEAFEKYVNEGYDVICLTGSSNTSGTYQSAMMAKNDVSGNIYVFDTLFLSLGSGQYVIKACELVENSDLCADEIVGKLEDIRESVNLFFVPFTLDYLKESGRLPSVVSFVGNMLNIKPICTMENGKNKIVTKVRGAKQVASKLVDMILEANEHNLESKVLTIGYGSNESDFEKLKEEVAKRIKAKEVFITRGGSCICAHTGPQILAISSSN, encoded by the coding sequence ATGAAGATTAAAATACTGTGTGACAGCATGTGCGACATTCCTGAAGAAATAAAACAAAAAGACTTTTTAGATATGATTCCGCTTACTATCAGTATAAATGGGAAAGAATATAAAGACGGTATAGATTTTACTAAGCAAGAATTTTATCATGTTTTAGAAAGTAGTGAAACTTTACCTAAAACATCTCAAGTAACATACATTCAGTTCAAAGAAGCTTTTGAAAAATATGTAAATGAAGGATATGATGTGATTTGTTTAACCGGTTCATCAAATACGTCAGGAACATATCAAAGTGCAATGATGGCTAAAAATGATGTTTCTGGTAATATATATGTTTTTGATACATTATTTTTATCTTTAGGAAGTGGACAATATGTAATAAAAGCCTGTGAATTAGTGGAAAATAGTGATTTATGTGCTGATGAAATAGTTGGCAAATTAGAAGACATTAGAGAAAGCGTAAATTTATTTTTCGTACCCTTTACATTAGACTATTTAAAAGAAAGTGGAAGATTACCAAGTGTGGTATCTTTTGTAGGAAATATGTTAAATATAAAACCTATATGTACCATGGAAAATGGGAAAAATAAAATAGTAACAAAAGTTAGAGGAGCTAAACAAGTAGCCTCTAAACTAGTAGATATGATCTTAGAAGCTAACGAGCACAATTTAGAATCTAAAGTTCTTACAATAGGATATGGTTCTAATGAATCAGATTTTGAAAAACTTAAAGAAGAAGTTGCTAAAAGAATAAAAGCAAAGGAAGTCTTTATTACTAGAGGTGGATCTTGCATATGTGCACACACAGGGCCTCAAATTTTAGCAATAAGTTCTTCTAATTAA